The nucleotide sequence TGCACAAATCCCTGTCCGACGCCGGCAATCCGTCCTCCCAAACGGTCGCCCGGGTGGTCCGCGCCCTACCGCGGCTCCTCGGGCCTTCGCTCTCCGCGGCTCCTCGGGCCTTCGCTCTCCGCGGCTCCTCGGGCCTTCGCTCTCCGCGGCGCCTTACGACGCGCGAGTTCCCCGCGAAGCCGCATTCACGCGCGCCGCTAGTCGCCCACCACGAAGGCCCGCACGCGGGCGGCAGCCTCGTGAGGCGCCTCCGACAGCATCAGGTGCGTGGTGTCGGGGAAGTCGTCGGCCAGGGTGAAGCCGCCGGTGACGTGCGCGCGTATGTAATTGGTGTTCACCGTCGAATACAGCGGGATCTCGGGCATCAGGTACAGGAAGGGCACGTCGATCCGGTCCATCACCGGGCGCTGGTCGGTGCGGAACAGCGAGTACCACAGAGCAGCGAAGGACAGCGGGTCGACCGACTCACGCATCGCCTCAATGGCCTCTTCCTCCTGGTCGGCCGGCAGGTCCTGCAGCTTCGGGTTCATGAGGGTCTTGGCGATGTACCAAGAACCGTAGCCGCCGTCGTCGAACAGACGGTCCAGATCGCGGTGGAAGTCCTCATCGGTCCACTCGCCTCTGCCGATGCCGCCCTTCCAGCCGTCGTTGCGCAGGTACGGCGACATGTCCGCCGCGACGATGCGCCGCAGGCGTCCGGTTCCATACTGGCCCACGTAGCTGAAGATGGCGGCAGCCCCCATGGAGTGGCCGACGGCCGTGACGCCGTCCAAGCCGAGCTGCTCGACGACGTCGTTCAGGTCCTGCCCGAGGGTGCGCACGTTCAGGTGCATGCGGGCGCGGTCGGAATCGGCGTGCCCGCGCTGGTCGTAGAAGACCACCCGGTAGTCCTGATTCAGGTCGTCGATGAACTCCGCCAGGTCGTAGTGAGAGGAGCCCAGGCCGTGGATCACCAGGAGCGTCTCCTCCGCCGCGCCCGATTCCTTGGCGGGCAAGTCCTCGTAGTAGAGCCGGGTTCCGTCTTGCGTGACGATGTGTGGCACGTTCTTCCTCTCAGGGTTTGGGCTCTCACCGACGCCAGCAGGGCAGGCGCGCCCGGAGGGCGTCGGAGGGCCTCATGCTGCCTTATATGCGGCCCGACCCGCTATTGACCGCCCTCCGGGTGGCCCGGGGATCCCGGCTGATCGAGGCCGGATCAGCGGGATTCACCGGCCCCTGAAACCTTCCCGGGCTGGTGATCTCGATCCGGTTCGGAAAGACTCAACCCGCACGGGATCCCCACCGACGCCGTAGAACAGGTGCACGACGGTGTTGACCGGACCCTCTGGCCAACCAGGTTCTTCCGGCTTGCGGGTGTGGCGATTGACGGTGCGGGTCTCCGCGACGCCACGGTCTGCCGGTGCTGAGGCTGCGGGGCAGCAGAGTTTGTTGGGTACGCCCCTTCGGTGTTTACTACGCCTGTTAGACCTGTGCTGAAGGCTCCGGAGCCCTTCAACAGACACCTAACCGGCGTACTAAAGCCCTAACCGGCGTAGTAGACGGCCCCGGGCACCAAGGACCGTCACCCCCGCCTCACAACCCAACGGCCCGCGCCGGGCGCCCCGGCACCGGCCGCACACCAGCCCCCGCCAACACAACTCCAAACTGGAAGAGCAATTAAGAGCCCAAGAGCTCCTGCCCCATCTCGCTTTCGGCGTCGTCGCGGTGTTCTGCGACGGTGGCCGGCGCCACTCTTACTCGCTCTAACGCCGGGCGTGAGAGTACTTAAGAGTAATGAAGAGTTACCGTCGAGGCGATGCGGGAAGCACTCCGATCCGCCGGGCCACCGTCACAGCCCGACCCGGTCGGGCTCCTAGCGGACGGTGGGCGACGCCGGAACCGCTCGCGCCGATCGACGAGCCACGCGCGGCAGCCCGCCACGCGGCTTCCCTCCGAAGCCGCATCATTAGACTCCGTCGCCCCGCCGCCTGCCACGCCGTCGGCAGCCGCGGCCAGCACCTCATCCCGCTCCGCACCCTCCCGGCCCGTCCAGCCACCGACCGTGGTGAGTACGTCGAGCATCTCCGGCGCGGGCGCACGACGGAACAGGGCGCGAACCATGTCCAGCTCGTCCTCGTCGCGCCCGCCCTCGCGGTACAGCTCGGCCGCACGCAGCAGATCAATCCAGTACCCGCCACCTCGCCTGCGTCAGTAGTCCAGGTTGCTCATGGACACGCACCCCTCGTCGACCGCCCGGTCCAGGTAGGCCATTGCCTCCCGACGGCGACCCGCAGCAAGCAGCCGCTCGACGATCGCCCCGTACTCGGCGTGCTCGCCCAGGCTCAGCAGCTGGACGGCGCGGTCGACGTCGCCGTCGTGATCGGCTAGCTCCAGCAGCATCTGCTTCAGCTCAAAGTCCGGGCTCCTCCCCTCGGTCTCGGCTGCCGCCTCCGCCTTGGCCGCCGCACGCCGGCAGACGTTCAGGCCCTCGTTCCCCAGCGCCGGCAGGAACTCCGCCAGGGTGAGCGAGGGCCACCCGGAGGATTCCAGGCGGAACTTAGCCAGCTAGCGCCCAAGCTTGCCCGGCGCGGGCGGGCTCGCGCAGCAGGCGCGGGCGGGCTCGCGCAGCAGGCGCGGGCGTAGAGCCTCACGGCGCGCTGGCAGACATCGACTGCCACGCCGCTGGAGTCGTCAATGTTCCTCTCCAGCTGCTTGCGCAGGCGGGTGGTGTTGTGAAGTCGTGCGGGCGCCGCCGCCCGGGCGCCGTCAGCGATTCGAAGTTCGCCGACCGCGTCCACCAGGCCCGGGCCGCGCCCGTAGACGGCCCCATCAGCGGCTGTGGCAAGCGCCGCCTCGGTAAGCGAGCCGAGCGATTCGATGCGCATACAGTAATCGTGGCAGATGCCGTCTGAGGCGCCAACCGAACCGGTACTCATGCCGTCCACGGATCGATGAGTTTCAATCCCATTGGCTTGAAGTCGCGCCCATTCCGCGTGGCCAGTGTCATCGAGTGGGCATACGCGATTGCCCCGATAAGGGAGTCCATCACCGGCAGGGGCGCCCTTTGGCGGCTGCCCGCGCCTGCAACTGCGCCCACGCGCTTGCGGCAGCATCATCGAACGGAAGGACCCTGTCACTGAAGAACGGCAGCAGCGTCTCCTCCAATCGGTACTGGAGCGTGTCTCGTCGTCGCCCTTCCGACAGGGCCAAGACACCCCGCCGCAACTCGGCAAGCGTCAGGGCGGTCACGAACAGCGACTCCTGAGGCTGCCGATCGAGCCATTCAACAACCGCCGGCTCCGGTGCACTACGCAACGGCTCGGAGATGACATTCGTATCGAGAATGATCACGACAGGTTCACCGGGACATAGGGAGCGTCGTCACGATCCATGTCGAGTTCCACAGGCCCGACCTCTTCGCGTATCGAAGTCAGCAGCGAACCAAGGCCGGGCCGGTCATTCGCGGCAACAGCCCGTCCCAGGATCTGCCGTATCTCGGCCTCCATGCTGCGACCATGCGACTTCGCCAGCGCCTTCAATGCCCGGTGGGTCCCATCGGGCAGGTTCCGAACCAGAACATCTGCCATGACAGCCTCCTGCTAACACTTTCGTAAAATGCTAGCAAGATGCTCCTACTCGCGACAACCCCATGATCACGAGGTCCTCCCGGGATGGCGCGGGACGCAATCTGCTCATGAGTAAGGCTTGGCACCCAGCTGCGACTCGGAAGAGCACCACCGAGATCGCGGAAGCAGCGGCATCGCGTCCATGCCTCGCGGTCGCCGATCACGTATATGCCCCTAAGGCTCCGACTTGCACGCAACCGTTCCGACGCCGACTCCCAATTCCGTGCGATTCCGCGGTTTCACTGAAACAGCCTCGGCGGCAGAACACCTCCAGTGTGCAACGAGGCCCTCGTTGCACACTGGAGCGTCATCACCAATCTCCAGCCCAATCGCCATTTCCGCGTGATTTCAACGAAAAGACACGATCGGCCGACTTTGTCCTGACAGCTCCAGTGTGCAGCCGCACCGGCTCGACCCGGGCCGACCCTTCCCCGCACGAAACCTGCGTCGCTCGGGACGGGCCCCACCCGGCGCCGGCCCCGCCCGGAACCTACACAACCCCAACGGCTCCACTCGGAACCGCCCCGCTCTCTCCGCCTCACCCCCGCCCGACCACCCGGCTATCAGTTCTCGTCAGGCCCCTGCGGCACACTTGCCCCATGAGCACCCAGCCGCACTCGCCCGCGCGCAACCTCACCGACCTGCTCGAAGGCATCGGCGCGCGCGACAGCCGGCTGATCCACCTGCAGCGCACCCCGGCCCGCCCCGGCCGCCACGGCGAGTGGCCCGCCTGGGCGGACCCCGACCTGCTCGCCGCCTACGCCCGCCTGGGCGTGGACCGCCCCTGGACGCATCAGGTTGCCGCCGCCGACTCCGTTCACGGCGGCCACCACACCGTGCTCGCCACCGGCACCGGCTCGGGCAAGTCCCTGGCCGCCTGGCTGCCCGCACTCTCGGAGGTCCTGGCCGCCCAGCGCGCAGACACCGATAGCCACATTTCCGCCTACGGGCGCCGCCCCACCGCCCTGTACCTGTCCCCCACCAAAGCACTCGCTGCCGACCAGGCCGCCGCCCTGGGCCACCTGATCACCGAGTTGGAGTCGGTTCAGCGCGAGGCGGGCGTGCCGGGCGGCTCACTGCGCACGGTGCACGCCGCCACCTGCGACGGCGACACGCCGCTGCCCGAGCGCGACTGGGCCCGCGCCCACGCCGACGTCGTCCTCACCAACCCCGACTTCCTGCACTTCTCGCTCCTGCCCGGCCACGAGCGCTGGAACCGCCTGCTGCGCTCGCTGCGCTACGTGGTGGTCGACGAGTGCCACGCCTACCGCGGCATTCTCGGCGCCCACGTGGCCCTGGTACTGCGTCGGCTGCTGCGGCTGGTGCGCCGCCTGCGCCCGCACGGCCCCGAGCCCGTGGTGCTGTGCGCGTCGGCGACGGCGGCCGAGCCGGCAGTCACGGCGGCCCGCCTGATCGGGGCGGAGCCCGAGGCCATCACCGCCATCACCGACGACGCCGCCCCCACCGGTGAGCACACCCTCGCCCTGTGGCAGCCGGCCCTATTGGATCCCTGGGCGGCCTGGGAGAACTCGGTGGCGGCCCTGGCGCAGGCGAGTGACTTCCCCGCCGCCGACCCTCGCCTGAACCACCCGGGCGATGTGACCGCATCTTCGGTGGAAGACGACCCCTCCTCGGCGCAGACGCCGACCAGCCAGGCAGACTCGCCGCACCCACCGGCGCCATCCCCCGCCTCCCGGCCCGCCACGCCCGTCGGCCCGGACACGGCCGACCCGACGGAGGACCCGGCCGCCCGCCGCAGCGCCGTCGTAGAGGCGGCCGAGCTGCTGGTGGACCTGCTCAGCGTGGGCGCCCGGGCGCTGGTGTTCGTCCGCTCGCGCCGCAGCGCGGAGATCGTGGCCGAGCGCGCTCGGCACACGCTCGGCCTGTCCCAGCCGGAGCTGGCGGGCACGGTCGCCGCCTACCGGGGCGGCTACCTGCCCGAGGAGCGGCGCGCCCTGGAGCAGGACCTGCGCCACGGCCGCCTGCGGGCCCTGGCCACCACCAATGCCCTCGAGCTGGGCATCGACGTCACCGGCCTGGACGCCGTGATCATCGCCGGCTGGCCGGGAACCCGGGTGAGCCTGTGGCAGCAGGCGGGCCGGGCCGGGCGGGCCGGCAGCCGCGGGGTGGCGGTGCTGATCGCCTCCGACAATCCGCTGGACGCCTACCTGGTCCACCACCCGGAGGACGTGTTCGCCGCCCCGGAGGCCACTGTCTTCGACCCCGCCAACCCCTACGTGCTGGCCCCGCACCTGTGCGCGGCGGCCTCGGAGTCGCCGCTGCGCACCGACGACCTGCCCCTGTTCGGCCTGCCCGACGAGTCCCTACTGACGGAGCTCGCCGCCCGCGGGGCGCTGCGACGCCGCCCAGCCGGCTGGTTCTGGAACACGAGCCTGCCGGGCCGGGCACAGGACCTGACCTCCTTGCGCGGGGACGGTCCGGCGGACGTGCCCGTGGTGGAGGAGGCGACCGGCGCCGTCGTCGGCACCGTGTCCGGGGCGTCCGCGGACTCCACCGTCCACCCCGGGGCGGTCTACATCCACCAGGGCCGCACCTACCTGGTGGAGGAGCTGACCGAGGAGGCGGCCGTCGTCACCCGCCGGACGGCGGTCGGCTACCGCACCCGGGCGCGCGAGCAGAGCTCGGTGCGCATCGTCGCCGAGCGGGAGCGGCAGGAGTGGGCCGACGGCGTGGTGTGGGCCTTCGGCTCGGTGGAGGTCACCAGCCAGGTGGTCGGTTACAACAAGCTCGCGCTGCCGGGTATGGAGGTGGTCTCTCAGCATCCGCTGTCCATGCCCGAGCATGTGCTGCCGACGGCGTCGGCGTGGTGGACGGTACCGGTGGAGCTCACCGCCCGCGCGGGCTTGAAGGCGGATGAGCTGCCGGGCGCCCTGCACGCCGCCGAGCACGCCATGATCGGCATGCTGCCACTGCTGGCCACCTGCGACCGCTGGGACATTGGCGGACTGTCGACGGCGCTGCACCCGCAGACGCTCGCGCCCACGGTGTTCGTGCACGACGCCCATGCCGGTGGTGCCGGCTTCGCCGAACGGGGTTTCAGGGCGGGGCGCGCCTGGCTGGAGGCGACGCTTGCGGTGGTTTCCGAGTGCGCGTGCACCGCCGGCTGCCCCAGCTGTGTGCAGTCGCCCAAGTGCGGCAACAACAACGAGCCGCTGGACAAGGCCGGCGCAATCGCGCTGCTGCACCTGCTGCTGGATGCCATCCCCGACGACGTCGCGGCCGCGTAATTCCGTCGGGGCTGTTCGCACGGTGGCGGTCATGCCGCCCCCGGGTTGTGTGCCCGCAAACACCACCGCCATGACGGCGGCGTAGAGCGCCGGTGACATTGGCCCGCCCACCACGACCGGCGCCCCGCCCGCGACCGGCGCCCCGTGCCCGGTGCGGCGTTAGGCCATGGTCAGGCCACAGCCAGCAGCCAGGCGAGCCAGCCGCCCGCGGCCAGGTAGGGCCCGAAGGCGATGGTGTCTTTCAACCCGGTTCGGCCTGTGATCACAAGCCCAATGGCCGACAGTCCGGCGAGTACGAAGCTCAGCATTAAGCCATTGACCACGTGCTGCACGCCGGTGTAACCCAGCCACAGGCCCAGCAGGGCGCATAGTTTGACATCCCCGAGCCCTAAACGGGATGCGCGGATGAGCCACACGACCAGGGCCACGGCTCCCACTACAAGCGCGCACAGTACTGCACGGCGCGCCTGCCAGCCTTCCGCTGCGGGTGCACCCAGGGCCGCACTGCCGAGCGCGAGCGCAGGCATGCTCGCCAGGAGCCACAGCGCTGCCAGGCCCAGCAGCCGGTCGGGCAGCCGGTGGCAGACGGCGTCGACACTGCCGGCCACGCCGAGCAGGGCCACCACCGGGATGGTGAGGGCCGTATCGACCACCGCCCCGTGGCCAAGTCCCCAAACCAGGGTCACCGTGCACAGGATCGTTGCGAGCGCACCCTGTGGGAGTGGGTCAAGCAGTCGCCGGAAGCGTATGCGCACAGTGGCGGTGGCGGCGTCTGCGGAGCCCTCCTCGTCCTGGTTCTCCACGGCCCGCTCCAGGCCGTCCACGTAGGCCCGCGCAAAACCGGAGGCGGGCCAGGCGGCTACACCGACGGAGGCCACGGCGGTCAGGCAGGCCGCAACCACTGGCAATACGGCAGCAGCATTCACCATGTCATCCTCTCATCGCTTCTCCCGTCCATCCCTCCTACCGCGGCACCCGGTGCTGGCCCGTTCCACCCCGGTGCTCGACGTCTCAGGGGGAATAACGGGGCCGGGTGCGGTGGTAGCCGCGTCATGCCGATGTAGTGCCTCGTGGCTTCCTGATCGGGCCGCGGCTGCCCCGGTACAGCTGATCGGGCCGCGGCCGCCCCGGTACAGCGGACCGGGGCGGCCGGGCGAGGGGTTCCCGCCGGCGTCGTCTCCGGCGCGTCACTCACAGCGGGTTAACCGGTCCAGCGCGGGCGGCGGCACCGGCACGGCGCGGAATCCCGAGTACTCGGGTGGGCACAGTGACCATGACCGTGACGTCCTCGCCGTCAATCTCGCATGTGCCCAGTTCTGCGCCGTTGGCCTGGGCCACCCGTTGGGCGGTGGCGCAGGGGTCGGCGGGGGCGAGCACCGAGCTCAGCGCCGTCGCCCCGGCAAGTGCCGCCAGGTCGGCCGCCGAGCGGGCCCGCCCGGCGGCC is from Actinomyces sp. 432 and encodes:
- a CDS encoding alpha/beta fold hydrolase, with the protein product MPHIVTQDGTRLYYEDLPAKESGAAEETLLVIHGLGSSHYDLAEFIDDLNQDYRVVFYDQRGHADSDRARMHLNVRTLGQDLNDVVEQLGLDGVTAVGHSMGAAAIFSYVGQYGTGRLRRIVAADMSPYLRNDGWKGGIGRGEWTDEDFHRDLDRLFDDGGYGSWYIAKTLMNPKLQDLPADQEEEAIEAMRESVDPLSFAALWYSLFRTDQRPVMDRIDVPFLYLMPEIPLYSTVNTNYIRAHVTGGFTLADDFPDTTHLMLSEAPHEAAARVRAFVVGD
- a CDS encoding PIN domain-containing protein, which gives rise to MIILDTNVISEPLRSAPEPAVVEWLDRQPQESLFVTALTLAELRRGVLALSEGRRRDTLQYRLEETLLPFFSDRVLPFDDAAASAWAQLQARAAAKGRPCR
- a CDS encoding FitA-like ribbon-helix-helix domain-containing protein encodes the protein MADVLVRNLPDGTHRALKALAKSHGRSMEAEIRQILGRAVAANDRPGLGSLLTSIREEVGPVELDMDRDDAPYVPVNLS
- a CDS encoding DEAD/DEAH box helicase, which codes for MSTQPHSPARNLTDLLEGIGARDSRLIHLQRTPARPGRHGEWPAWADPDLLAAYARLGVDRPWTHQVAAADSVHGGHHTVLATGTGSGKSLAAWLPALSEVLAAQRADTDSHISAYGRRPTALYLSPTKALAADQAAALGHLITELESVQREAGVPGGSLRTVHAATCDGDTPLPERDWARAHADVVLTNPDFLHFSLLPGHERWNRLLRSLRYVVVDECHAYRGILGAHVALVLRRLLRLVRRLRPHGPEPVVLCASATAAEPAVTAARLIGAEPEAITAITDDAAPTGEHTLALWQPALLDPWAAWENSVAALAQASDFPAADPRLNHPGDVTASSVEDDPSSAQTPTSQADSPHPPAPSPASRPATPVGPDTADPTEDPAARRSAVVEAAELLVDLLSVGARALVFVRSRRSAEIVAERARHTLGLSQPELAGTVAAYRGGYLPEERRALEQDLRHGRLRALATTNALELGIDVTGLDAVIIAGWPGTRVSLWQQAGRAGRAGSRGVAVLIASDNPLDAYLVHHPEDVFAAPEATVFDPANPYVLAPHLCAAASESPLRTDDLPLFGLPDESLLTELAARGALRRRPAGWFWNTSLPGRAQDLTSLRGDGPADVPVVEEATGAVVGTVSGASADSTVHPGAVYIHQGRTYLVEELTEEAAVVTRRTAVGYRTRAREQSSVRIVAERERQEWADGVVWAFGSVEVTSQVVGYNKLALPGMEVVSQHPLSMPEHVLPTASAWWTVPVELTARAGLKADELPGALHAAEHAMIGMLPLLATCDRWDIGGLSTALHPQTLAPTVFVHDAHAGGAGFAERGFRAGRAWLEATLAVVSECACTAGCPSCVQSPKCGNNNEPLDKAGAIALLHLLLDAIPDDVAAA
- a CDS encoding prepilin peptidase, translated to MVNAAAVLPVVAACLTAVASVGVAAWPASGFARAYVDGLERAVENQDEEGSADAATATVRIRFRRLLDPLPQGALATILCTVTLVWGLGHGAVVDTALTIPVVALLGVAGSVDAVCHRLPDRLLGLAALWLLASMPALALGSAALGAPAAEGWQARRAVLCALVVGAVALVVWLIRASRLGLGDVKLCALLGLWLGYTGVQHVVNGLMLSFVLAGLSAIGLVITGRTGLKDTIAFGPYLAAGGWLAWLLAVA
- a CDS encoding Rv3654c family TadE-like protein, which translates into the protein MRPFLTPGNGTRACGTGRAAAPAGRERGSGTVMVLGIIAVALCLALGAAGLIQAQSAAGRARSAADLAALAGATALSSVLAPADPCATAQRVAQANGAELGTCEIDGEDVTVMVTVPTRVLGIPRRAGAAARAGPVNPL